In Heteronotia binoei isolate CCM8104 ecotype False Entrance Well chromosome 1, APGP_CSIRO_Hbin_v1, whole genome shotgun sequence, the genomic window TAGCCAGcataaatgccctgtgatgacttggaatggttaagtctgatagataattgggcattttgccacagaaaacatagagacctaaggaagctggagagcaaatataagggtctatTGGCTGTAATTTCATTTCCTCCGATTCCctcagtctcaatttaatacatctgaagatatatgactcatcagaggtagaaaaatcatctacctctaaccccaattgattgagtttggacagaagcactgctgtccaggatgaaatatatgggtctcttttcatacaatcaagaaggctgttatgatctgttctaaagtgaattttgagccagaatttaaacactgcaatccaggcttttgtctccaccaaagactgacccacttcagagcaaacagcaaagtaggacacacattttggcaaaccaagaatttgtctaaagaatgaggcttgaatgccctccacattcctggtaaaagctgggatccatatagggataccatagagaatttgggcaaatgttttggctttgaacactttaattgctgctggaactaattggttgccccttgcaaagataaactgtttaatttgagcagcagTACATTtggccaagttgacggtgttgttacgatgtgaaacccagcttaacttgtgattaaaagtgatccccaagtatttaaaaaattttgtttgctcaattgttgagttgccaataaaccatctctgtgggcaccagcaatttgaaaaaacaattactttagatttggcataattgatagaaagtgaattacaattacagtagtcgtAAAAGGCATTcagatacctttgcaggcccactcttgtacaagagaggatggtagtgtcatcagcataaagtaataaggggaccgctcggcctgcaagtttaggcggatgaccattaatagggttcagaaattgagccaggtcagttaaaaataaattaaaaagatgcagggccagcacgcaaccctgtttaaccccctttaacactgggattttactagtcaagtcaccgcggCGGCGGCAACGATGATGGCGGCAGGAGGCAAGGTGGAGTACGAGTCGGTGCTATGCGTCAAGCCCAATGTCAGCGTCTTCCGCATCCCGCCACGGGCCTCCAACCGTGGCTACCGAGCTTCTGACTGGAAGCTGGATCAGCCAGATTGGACTGGACGACTCCGCATCACCTCCAAGGGCAAAATTGCATATATCAAACTGGAGGACAAAGTTTCAGGGGAACTTTTTGCTCAGGCCCCGATCGATCAGTATCCGGGCATTGCTGTGGAGACGGTGACGGATTCCAGCCGGTACTTTGTCATCCGGATTCAGGATGGGAACAGGTGCAGTGCATTCATTGGCATAGGCTTTGGAGACCGGGGTGATGCCCTTGACTTCAACGTTTCTCTGCAGGATCATTTCAAGTGGGTGAAACAAGAGACCGAAATCTCCAAGGAGTCCCAGGAAATTAACAGCCGGCCCAAGTTGGACCTGGGCTTTAAGGAGGGACAGACCATTAAACTGAATATTGGGAACATGCCAATCAAGAAAAGTGGGGGAAGCAAGCCACGTCCAGCTGGATCGGGGGGCCCAAGCCTGCTCCCCCCACTGCCTGGAGGCAAAGCTGCCCTCCCTGCTGTCCCACCTCCTCCCCTGACGGCCATGGCCAATCatgtcaccccaccccccatgcagAAGTTCAGCCATGGTGGGGGCAACACAGATATCTTGCTTGACTTGGACCTGCCTCCTCCCATCCCAAAGGCACCAGGGCCCGCTGCAGCTCCAGCCACCACAGACCTCTGGGGAGACTTCAGTGCTGCAGCCAGCAGCATCCCCAGCCAGTCTCCCCAGCCCTCCAGTTGGGTGCAGTTCTGAAGGACCAGGATGTCTTTCCTAGGTGGGGCCACGGACTGGGGACTGAGGCTCACAGGAGCTCTGTATGTGACAGGAGTGAACGGCTGTCATTCGGTCTTCAGTGAAAAAGTGGTTTTGGACAATCCTTTTTTTAACATGGCCATTTGCATTTCACATTCATAGTTTTGATCATCTAGTGAACCTGTGAACccctgggggggaagggaaacctgcctggtgggggtggaggtgggaaggGGAGATCTAGCTGCCTGCCCTGCAGCTTCAAGCTGAGGAACAGACGCTGAGGCTGTGAGCCCGGGATCCTGAGCAGCGCAGAGCTCCCTTCCTCTTGGCCAGCCCTCCAACAATCCTAGTCG contains:
- the LOC132571905 gene encoding adaptin ear-binding coat-associated protein 1-like; translation: MMAAGGKVEYESVLCVKPNVSVFRIPPRASNRGYRASDWKLDQPDWTGRLRITSKGKIAYIKLEDKVSGELFAQAPIDQYPGIAVETVTDSSRYFVIRIQDGNRCSAFIGIGFGDRGDALDFNVSLQDHFKWVKQETEISKESQEINSRPKLDLGFKEGQTIKLNIGNMPIKKSGGSKPRPAGSGGPSLLPPLPGGKAALPAVPPPPLTAMANHVTPPPMQKFSHGGGNTDILLDLDLPPPIPKAPGPAAAPATTDLWGDFSAAASSIPSQSPQPSSWVQF